In one window of Tissierellales bacterium DNA:
- a CDS encoding ImmA/IrrE family metallo-endopeptidase, with amino-acid sequence MKTLEELESLVDFYNIDLSIVPMDPLIHGYYLHDTDGSFILINTCIEDTRTYKCVLAEEIGHHLTTVGDILPHGYPSSSAASSNVNRQELKAMRWATEFLMPTDEVLSFISSQIGLSMDSLASHFEVAESFVLEKFRFMAREKLSWGLDQERVLVLSGLPSAYIVNVFG; translated from the coding sequence TTGAAAACTTTAGAGGAACTTGAATCATTAGTTGATTTTTACAATATTGATTTATCTATTGTACCCATGGATCCTTTGATTCATGGGTATTATTTACACGATACTGATGGCAGTTTCATTCTGATTAATACTTGCATTGAGGATACTCGTACATATAAATGTGTTTTGGCTGAAGAGATTGGTCATCATCTCACTACTGTTGGTGATATATTGCCACATGGCTACCCTAGTTCTTCTGCTGCATCTTCCAATGTGAATAGGCAAGAGTTGAAAGCGATGAGATGGGCTACTGAGTTTTTGATGCCAACGGATGAAGTTTTGTCTTTTATTTCTTCTCAGATAGGTTTATCAATGGATTCTTTGGCTAGTCATTTTGAAGTTGCTGAGTCGTTTGTCCTGGAGAAGTTTAGGTTTATGGCCAGGGAAAAGTTGTCGTGGGGATTGGATCAAGAGCGTGTTTTGGTTTTGTCAGGATTGCCATCGGCTTATATTGTTAATGTTTTTGGATAG